The stretch of DNA GTGAGGAGGGACACTCGCTGAGTATGAGGTATCCAGAACCTGtggctgttttcctttgcctcAACCTTCTGATGATCTTTCTTCATCTCATTTCTCCTTCAGGCCCAAAGATGCCTTCCGAGCCATTAAGAAGAGAATTGTAGGGAATAAGAACTTCCATGAAGTTATGCTGGCTTTGACGGTGAGCGGTCAGGGCTCTTTCTCTGCTCTCTGATATCCTGCTGTAAAGCTGAGTGCTGAACACAAGTTCTAGCACACATGCTGAACAGACACATGTACCTAAAACCAACAAGGGTAACACATGAGGGCAGAGAAGGCTACAGCTAAAGCTTTATTGCCTTTGAAGGTCCTGGAGACCTGTGTCAAGAACTGCGGCCACCGCTTCCACATCCTTGTGTCCAGCCAGGACTTTGTAGAAGGTGTCCTGGTGAGAACAATCCTGCCAAAGAACAATCCACCTGCCATAGTGCATGACAAGGTGCTGACCCTCATCCAGGTGAGCAAGAAGTGTGAGCATCTGCACCAGTCCAGAGAGTGTGTGTCTTTAGGTGTTTGTACAGAAGGCTGTTGTATTTGGTGATGGGCTGTACTGTCTCCTTCTCCCCAGTCCTGGGCAGATGCCTTCCGCAGCTCTCCGGACTTGACTGGTGTCGTTGCTGTATATGAAGACCTGAGACGGAAGGGTTTGGAGTTCCCCATGACTGATCTGGACATGCTGTCACCCATCCACACACCACAGAGGGTATGTGAGTATTGCTGAAGAGAAGAATGTTGGGCAGCTGCCATTCTGGAACAGTGAGGGGATTTCAGGAACTCTGTCTTGAATTTAGAGGGGTTTTGGGTGGTGAGAAGCTCCAGGACAGCCAAGAGCTGTTGGAACCAGATGGGGAATTGACATCAATATTTCTCCTCTAGTTGCACTGCCCTGTCAAGTGTGTCTAACATCtccttctctctgtctctctccccACCTTTGTCTGTAGACTGTCTATAGCTCCAACTCTCAATCTGGGCAGAACTCACCTGCAGTCAATTCCCCTCAGCAGATGGAGTCCATCCTCCACCCTGTCACCCTGCCCCCTGGGAGAGGCACATCCAGTGACGCGCCCATCAcacccacaccagagcaggtgaGTTGGACACAAGTCCCAGGATGTTGCTGACTATTCCTGTGTTTGAGGCTATTTCACAAACGTTGTTCTGGGACTGCAGTACTGCTCCCGCTCTGGCCTCTGTCTTCAAGGAGCTGTTCCTCTAAAGCACATTCCTTCAAGAGCTCCCCAGAACTCCATTGTGGTTACACTGATGAACTGGGATACCGCAACCCAAATGGAGTGGTTATGTTTCCCTCAGACAGGGCTGCTTGCAGGTAGAGGGAAGTGGGGAGCTGGGACATGATGCCTCCTTATCATCTTTGTTTGTCTTGCCTCACTGCTTACTTTATATGAATCAACCTTGTGTGGCTATGTGGTTTCCAAAGGCTAGGGCTTCCTCACTTGTTTCCCCatcctcttttctccttcctcacccTGATTTCATATGACACCATGTTCAGCACCAAAGCCCCAGCTGCCAGTGTTTTGCATTCCCTTACAGAACAGAGGGTAGAGGGTCTGTTCTAAAGAGGCTCATTAGCACCTTGTAAACCAGAGGACTAAAGCTTCAACTGCACACTTAGCTGAGGCTCTCCTGTTGAATGGGAATTAattgttttctcctctcttaCACCACtctcaaaattatacaattTAAATGGCTACCACATGGGAGCTGTTAGCTGAGGAGATATTTGAATCATACCAACAGCCTGTGCTGGCTATTAAAAATCAAGGCTAGACTAGTTGCCAAAGATCCCAGGTGAGGGCCTGGCATCTGCTGCCAGCAAATGAATTTGATGGTAAGTAATGGAGAGGTTTCCTGCTGGGAGCTTCTGAGAGCTAAAATGAGTGGTGACAAATGAACTCCCTGGAGACTGttctctccagctctgtgaACAGGCATGCACACACATGCATGCAATGTGGtgccattccctgccattcaGAGCTACCTCAGCTATGTCCCCAGCCtcccctggcagagctgtcacTTCACTTTGTTTTTGCAGATTGGGAAGCTGCGCAGTGAGCTGGAAGTGGTGAATGGGAACACAAAGGTTATGTCGGAGATGTTGACAGAGCTGGTGCCGTCCCAGGCAGAGCCTTctgacctggagctgctgcaagTAAGGAACACTGGGCAGGGTGGAGGGCTGGCACATGCAGCACAATTTAGCAATGACCTGATGGACTGGGGCCCAATGCATGCCAGGTGTGGGGAATGACTGGACAGTTTAGTGTGGGGCTTGTCAGGGAGTGAAGGGATAAGGGAGACACAAGGAAAGCGGATTTTCAGTGGTGGATGGAAATCACATTACTGAGGCTGGAATTATCTCACAGGGGAACTTGTCATCCCCAAGGACCTTTCTTTCTGGATTATGTGTTACACAAAAAACATACAATTATTCCATGTAAAGCTCAGATTCAATTTATCCCTCACACCAATATTTGTTGCCCATGATAGATTTGTTGTCCCTGATAGATCCCAGTAGCCTCTGGGGTCTGTGTTCCAGTCAGACTTCCAAATTTGTGAGTGCTCAGCCATAGTGTGACTTTTGTGGTGACTTGCCCTGCTTTGAACAGGAGCTGAATCGGACATGCAGAGCCATGCAGCAGCGAGTCCTGGAGCTGATTCCCCGTGTCCTCCATGAGCAACTCACTGAGGAGCTGCTCATCATCAATGACAACCTCAATAACGTGTTTCTACGCCATGAAAGGtacctctctccttccctctcttccctgctctcccacaAGACTTTACAAGCCCTTGAAGACTGCCTATCCCACCCTTTTGATCTTCCCATGAGTATAATACTCGAGATGTATCAGTCTGTATCATCCATCTCTGAGAACAAAGCCTGTTCTCAGTTTTTGGTGACTAATTCCTGTCCTTTCAAAGCTGCTGTGTCAGTTCCTGATGGGGTATAAAGATGTCCCTGTGGCATAACCCAAAAGAAGGAGGCAAGTGCATGGAAAGAGCTGGTTTTTTAGCTCTGAGGCAGATGGGAACAGAAAGAAATCGCCCAGGTGGGATCagcatatctttttttttcccttccatttcaACAAACACATCTCTTTGCTGGGATGAAGTCTGGGGAGTTCATCCTCAGATGAACTGTATGGAGAGCTGTTGGTTAGGAGTAACTCTGAAAGATCCTAAGAAACTTTCTTACACCATCTCTCAGGAGACATCAACCCTGTGGGTCTTGTTGGGGTATCTTGAGGGAAAATTGGGCCCTGAGCCATTGTTCCCCTTTCCTAGTGGTTAGGAAAGGGCAGCGTGTGCCAAATCTTATAAATCTCTTTTTATTGCTGTGGGTGAATGAGCCCACACTACTGAAATGCGTCCTGTCATCTTTCTTACAGGTTTGAGCGACTTCGGACAGGACAGCCTGTTAAGGTAACTCAGAGCAACTGCCCCTCTGTGCAGCTTGGTTTGCATCCTGCAGGTCCAGCAGTGCCCTCCCTCCAGGGAGGTTCAGTCTCCTCCACTTAGAAATGGTGGGCTTTGCTGTCCTAGCCAAGCTGCACCAGAGCACCTGGTGTGTAGGACACCCCATTTCCCACTGCAAacctctcctgccctgcccaaagagcaagagcagagcagcagcagcagttatTGAATAGTGAGATTCCCATTCCCATATGAGCATTCTCTGAGCACTACCCTCAGAACCAGCATCTGCCCTGCTTACTGACATCCAGCAGATCTGGGAGGCTGGCTACCAAGGCATATGCTGCCCTGGGACACTATTGCCAAACAGTTCTCTGATCACTGTCCCTCTTCTTCAGAAGGTGCAAGAAGGGCTTTCCTCTCCAGTATCAATGAGCTAGGATTGTAGGGTCAGAAACTCTCCACcagcttcttttttcttcttccaaaggCACCAAATGAGGCAGAGAACAGCTTGATTGACCTGGGACCCAGTACTCCTTCAGCATTGAAACAGCCTGAAGTCACCAGCAACCTTTCCTCTCAGCTGGCTGGAATGAGTATGTTGCCATGTGATTTTCCCCTGAGTCTTtctcctgtgctgctttgaAAATCCTTTCCTGCCCTTGACTCACCTCCCAGAATTATTTAGTCAGATTCCTAGAGTAACCTAGAAAAATGCCATGTGTTTTCAACTAATAAGCTCATGAAGAAACCTGTATATGCCCCAAGGCACTCAAGCATATGTCTTGGCATCCTCACCTCATGTTGTGCAGGAGGTGGCCATTAGTCTGTGGCTAAGGACCTGGCCttccagcaggaccagggatAAAGCTGCTCCCTCTGCAATGCCTGGCAGCATTGCCTGCTTGCCTCTCTTGCCGTGTGGTGTCAGGCTGACCACTGAGGTCTGGGAGAAGCAGAGAATCTGAAGTTATGCTGCAAAGGCAGCCATGAGCATCTTGGGTTCAGGATGCAGGATTTGACAGGTTGTTTACTCAAAAAGCCCAATGGGTCCTGGGAGTTCTTCGAGACATACAACAGCCTACATAGCACTGCCTGGATGCAGTTGCAGAAAATTGGCATCAGACTGTTTTTACAGACAAGCCAGGTGAGATATTTTTCAAATCAagtgtttttttcagatgaTGCCTGAGTCATGAAAATCCACTCATCTGTCTCAGAGGTGCTTGCCCAGAAGCACAGGTTACTTTCTTCCATAGGTTATGCAGTAATTCCCTCCAGAGTTGTCTAAGATGCTCAGGAATATCTGGCCTTCAGCATCAGTAAATTGATACTGCTGCTTCTGTCTGAAACTGAGCCAAAAATATCTACTGAGTGGGCAAAGAAACAGCTTCTGTTACTTCACCTACAACTGCACACATGCATAGactgtgctgcagctgaggagcaggatggaggagTGGGCCTAGAGTAGTTTAGCCTGTTCTGATGACAGTTTTTCCATCCAGCACTCTCTAAGCCCACAGTCCTCCAT from Poecile atricapillus isolate bPoeAtr1 chromosome Z, bPoeAtr1.hap1, whole genome shotgun sequence encodes:
- the LOC131592918 gene encoding target of Myb1 membrane trafficking protein-like codes for the protein MDFLLGNPFSSPVGQRIERATDGSLRSEDWALNMEICDIINETEEGPKDAFRAIKKRIVGNKNFHEVMLALTVLETCVKNCGHRFHILVSSQDFVEGVLVRTILPKNNPPAIVHDKVLTLIQSWADAFRSSPDLTGVVAVYEDLRRKGLEFPMTDLDMLSPIHTPQRTVYSSNSQSGQNSPAVNSPQQMESILHPVTLPPGRGTSSDAPITPTPEQIGKLRSELEVVNGNTKVMSEMLTELVPSQAEPSDLELLQELNRTCRAMQQRVLELIPRVLHEQLTEELLIINDNLNNVFLRHERFERLRTGQPVKAPNEAENSLIDLGPSTPSALKQPEVTSNLSSQLAGMNLGSSSVSAGLHSLDTSGKLEEDFDMFALTRGSSLAEQRRGVKYEDPQATKGLAGALDARQQSTGAVPVPQANFMEDIEKWLSTDVGESEDPKGVTSEEFDKFLEERAKVADRLPTLSSSSAGRSVSPPAASHHQKQAKEDDAMFAL